One window from the genome of Paenibacillus azoreducens encodes:
- a CDS encoding ABC transporter permease, with amino-acid sequence MNFRQFAFNNVFRNKRTYVAHFLSSAFSVMIFFTYAMLAFHPDLKGQIIADSITLSVLGTMGMNISQYIVFVFSFLFLLYSASSFVKLRKKEFGILLMLGMSRKQLNRMLFIENIAIGAAAIITGIIVGVVFSKLILLICASMLAVENGLPFYLPVKAILLTAGSYLALFMVVAAFTSLITKKGMLVELIKAEDKPKPEPKASVSLSILAVLLIGLGYACVFLFALRRIFSFALLFGGVILVIIGTYFLFTQLSVYVMRTLKNRPRVLFKRTNLLTISELVYRMKDNAVMFFMVAIISAIAFTGIGTALAIGDPGLAAMKNPYAFTYTFFPGPDANPLYGEKHVRLIEQTLKREGFAYRMASYTPTYADDGTTLIRLSDYNQLAAALGYPKETLRSGETMVSPSSVTQNNKYKLEGLQTDQVTITKAANTLTLHTVKALPHIVIPDASYGGSLIIADSDYGTLTKDEGYMPKTTAFAVKEWRHSRAVAEEISKALDSEASGGQNSPFNFNALVLDWLHSKQLNGMLLIVSGLIGIVFFTFAASFIYFRLYADLSRDEEQYRMIAKVGLSRKELATTVTRQLILMFFLPLLVAFIHSSVAFTALQGLVEFSVVSHTLTIFATFLGIQVIYFFATRWRYLGHLYQKIM; translated from the coding sequence ATGAATTTCCGTCAGTTCGCGTTTAACAACGTCTTCCGGAACAAGCGGACCTACGTCGCCCACTTCCTGAGCAGCGCCTTCTCGGTCATGATTTTTTTCACTTATGCCATGCTGGCGTTTCATCCCGATCTCAAAGGGCAGATCATAGCGGACAGCATCACGCTGAGCGTGCTCGGCACGATGGGAATGAACATTTCGCAGTATATCGTCTTCGTGTTTTCCTTCCTGTTCCTGCTCTATTCCGCCAGCTCTTTCGTCAAGCTCCGCAAAAAGGAATTCGGCATCCTGCTTATGCTCGGCATGTCGCGCAAACAGCTCAACCGGATGCTTTTTATTGAAAATATCGCGATCGGCGCTGCAGCCATTATCACGGGCATCATCGTTGGCGTCGTATTTTCCAAGTTGATCCTGCTGATCTGCGCCTCTATGCTGGCTGTTGAAAACGGACTGCCGTTCTATCTGCCGGTAAAAGCGATTTTGCTGACCGCTGGCAGCTATCTGGCGCTGTTTATGGTCGTTGCCGCGTTTACGTCGCTCATAACCAAAAAAGGCATGCTTGTTGAGCTGATCAAAGCTGAGGACAAACCAAAGCCGGAACCGAAGGCGTCCGTGAGCCTTTCCATCCTGGCTGTTCTGCTGATTGGTTTGGGTTATGCCTGTGTCTTCCTGTTCGCGCTGCGCCGCATCTTCTCGTTTGCCTTGCTGTTTGGGGGCGTGATTCTGGTCATTATCGGGACCTATTTCCTCTTCACACAGCTCAGCGTATACGTCATGCGGACCTTAAAAAACAGACCCCGTGTCTTGTTCAAACGAACGAATCTGCTGACTATTTCCGAACTGGTCTACCGGATGAAAGACAATGCGGTCATGTTTTTTATGGTGGCGATCATTTCGGCGATCGCTTTTACCGGCATCGGGACGGCCCTCGCCATCGGTGATCCCGGGCTTGCGGCGATGAAAAACCCTTATGCTTTTACGTATACCTTCTTTCCCGGGCCTGATGCCAATCCTTTATACGGAGAGAAACATGTCCGTCTGATCGAGCAGACCCTAAAAAGAGAGGGATTTGCCTATCGGATGGCCTCGTACACTCCAACCTACGCGGATGACGGAACAACATTGATCCGGCTGAGCGACTATAACCAACTTGCCGCTGCTCTTGGCTATCCCAAGGAGACACTTCGCAGCGGAGAAACGATGGTATCCCCGTCGTCGGTTACTCAAAACAATAAGTACAAACTGGAAGGACTTCAGACCGACCAGGTTACGATAACAAAAGCAGCGAACACGTTAACCCTGCATACGGTCAAGGCGCTGCCACATATTGTGATTCCTGATGCGTCATATGGCGGTTCATTGATCATTGCGGATTCGGATTACGGGACGTTGACAAAAGATGAGGGATACATGCCGAAAACTACCGCATTCGCGGTGAAGGAGTGGCGTCACTCACGCGCGGTTGCCGAGGAAATATCCAAAGCCCTCGATTCAGAGGCGTCGGGCGGGCAAAACTCCCCCTTTAACTTTAATGCGCTGGTCTTGGATTGGCTGCATTCCAAGCAGCTGAACGGCATGCTGCTCATCGTTAGCGGACTGATCGGGATCGTCTTTTTCACCTTTGCCGCAAGCTTTATCTATTTCAGGCTTTATGCCGATTTATCCCGGGACGAAGAACAGTATCGGATGATTGCCAAAGTGGGGCTCAGCCGCAAGGAGCTTGCTACAACCGTAACGCGCCAGCTTATACTCATGTTTTTCCTGCCGCTTCTGGTGGCTTTCATTCACAGCAGTGTCGCTTTTACAGCGCTTCAAGGGCTTGTCGAATTTTCTGTCGTCTCCCATACGCTGACTATCTTCGCGACGTTTCTCGGGATTCAAGTCATCTACTTTTTCGCGACACGCTGGCGTTATCTTGGGCATTTATATCAAAAAATCATGTAG
- a CDS encoding dihydrodipicolinate synthase family protein yields the protein MAATTLSPELFQALHEGLVIPAHPLALDGNRQLDERHQRALTRYYAASGAGGIAIGVHSTQFEIRDEPYNLYEPVLRMAAEEIANANINRPFIKVAGICGPTDQAIRETEFAQSLGYDAALLSMGGLADWSEHDILERTKQVAAIMPVIGFYLQPSVGGRIFSFDFWLKFAEIPNVVAIKMAPFNRYQTIDVARAVCYSSRRDEIALYTGNDDNIINDLLTTYRFEVGGETVEKQIVGGLLGHWAVWTQKAVELLEEIKRVRTNGEISTEWLTKNVQVTDSNAAFFDPAHHFAGCIPGIHEVLRRQGLLQGIWCLNPNETLSPGQMEEIDRVYREYPHLNDDAFVSAHLAEWLGEE from the coding sequence GTGGCTGCTACAACGCTTTCGCCTGAACTGTTTCAAGCGCTGCATGAAGGGCTGGTCATACCGGCGCATCCGCTTGCATTGGATGGGAACCGCCAATTGGATGAACGGCATCAACGGGCGTTAACCCGATATTATGCAGCATCGGGAGCAGGCGGCATCGCGATTGGCGTTCATTCTACGCAATTCGAGATCCGTGATGAACCTTACAATTTATATGAACCTGTGCTCCGCATGGCGGCTGAAGAGATTGCAAATGCCAATATAAATCGCCCATTTATCAAGGTAGCCGGCATTTGCGGGCCAACGGACCAGGCCATTCGCGAAACAGAATTCGCCCAATCTCTTGGTTATGATGCTGCCCTGTTGAGTATGGGGGGCCTTGCCGACTGGAGCGAACATGACATTTTGGAAAGAACGAAGCAAGTCGCGGCCATTATGCCCGTGATCGGCTTCTACTTACAGCCATCAGTAGGCGGCCGGATTTTCAGTTTTGACTTCTGGCTCAAATTTGCGGAAATACCCAACGTTGTCGCGATTAAAATGGCGCCTTTCAACCGTTATCAGACGATCGATGTCGCCCGTGCGGTGTGTTATTCAAGCAGACGCGACGAAATTGCGCTGTATACGGGAAATGATGATAATATCATCAACGACCTGCTGACGACATATCGTTTTGAGGTGGGCGGCGAAACGGTGGAGAAGCAAATAGTCGGAGGGCTGCTGGGGCATTGGGCGGTTTGGACGCAAAAAGCCGTTGAACTGCTGGAGGAGATTAAGCGCGTCCGCACAAACGGTGAAATATCAACAGAATGGCTGACGAAAAACGTGCAGGTAACGGATTCGAATGCCGCATTTTTTGATCCGGCGCATCATTTCGCAGGCTGCATCCCGGGCATTCATGAAGTGCTTCGCCGCCAAGGCTTGCTGCAGGGCATATGGTGCCTGAATCCGAATGAAACCTTGTCTCCGGGACAAATGGAAGAAATCGATCGTGTATATCGGGAATATCCGCACCTGAACGATGATGCCTTTGTATCCGCGCATCTTGCAGAGTGGCTGGGTGAAGAATAA
- a CDS encoding ABC transporter ATP-binding protein, whose translation MEILSAQNLGKIYKGMVSYEALSNIDLSINRGEFVGIMGPSGSGKTTLLNMISTIDKPTSGEIRIGGEDPHRLSQDKLAMFRRRELGFVFQAFNLLNTLTVKENIMLPLTLDGAALKEMNEKVAVLAEKLGIASILDKRTYEISGGQAQRTAIARAMIHEPKLLLADEPTGNLDSKSAREVMEMLEKRNREDQVTMLLVTHDAVAASYCSRVIFIKDGQLYNEIYRGDSQAAFYQKIINVLSLLGGNGHEFPSVRV comes from the coding sequence ATGGAAATTCTGTCTGCCCAAAATCTCGGCAAAATATATAAGGGCATGGTCTCCTATGAGGCGCTCTCCAATATCGATCTATCCATTAACCGCGGTGAATTCGTAGGGATTATGGGGCCTTCCGGCAGCGGCAAAACAACCCTGCTCAACATGATCTCCACGATCGACAAACCAACCTCGGGCGAGATCCGCATCGGAGGCGAGGACCCTCACAGGCTGTCGCAGGATAAACTGGCCATGTTCCGGCGGCGGGAACTCGGATTCGTGTTCCAAGCCTTTAATTTGCTGAACACGCTCACCGTCAAAGAAAATATCATGCTGCCGCTTACGCTGGACGGGGCCGCTCTCAAGGAAATGAACGAGAAGGTGGCGGTTCTGGCAGAAAAACTCGGCATCGCCTCCATCCTGGACAAGCGGACGTATGAAATCTCCGGGGGACAAGCGCAGCGGACGGCGATTGCAAGGGCAATGATCCATGAGCCCAAGCTGCTGCTTGCGGATGAGCCGACAGGCAATCTGGATTCCAAATCAGCGCGTGAAGTGATGGAAATGTTGGAGAAGCGCAACCGCGAAGACCAGGTGACGATGCTGCTCGTAACGCATGACGCAGTCGCCGCAAGCTACTGCAGCCGCGTCATTTTCATCAAGGACGGACAGCTGTATAACGAAATATACCGCGGCGACAGCCAGGCCGCATTCTACCAAAAGATCATTAATGTCTTGTCGCTGCTGGGAGGGAATGGGCATGAATTTCCGTCAGTTCGCGTTTAA
- a CDS encoding ABC transporter ATP-binding protein: protein MQQPKQQSMSWLLKYLRPVAGRLLVLLLLLLASTAAQLINPQIVQRFIDTAAANGIVSSLLVLAGVYLVFAVLNQILTVAISYLGNDVSWRATNQLRGDLLKHCLRLDMRFHNLKTPGEMIERIDGDVTHMSNFFSMFIIKVIGSFVLLAGILGFMYTISWPIAAVMTLFTLASIGAMVFIRNMGVKSSKDERGASAALFGFIEERIAGIEDVQTGGNVPYVMNRFYRAMRTVFLKGRKAWMLRVIPWNTTVVLFAVAVTVVLLLGVHFYLTKQISLGTLFLIYQYTQMLNDPIEQLGDQVQEFQKAKSGMMRSQELLSYRSEIIEGSQTTLPEGALGLEFDRVNFSYNPDKPVLHDITFSVRPGERLGIVGRTGSGKSSLSRVLLRLYNINSGVIRVGGQDIRDLKLESLYRRVGMVTQDVQLFDGTLRDNLTLFDSSISDEYILETTARLGLKQWIDSLSEGLNTHVKAGGTSLSAGEAQLFALTRVFLTQPSLVILDEPSSRLDAATEAMLQTAVDQLMMKYTGIVIAHRLSTLEQVDHIMVLGDGRILEFGEREALAKDPSSHYAQLLITGKEEDLA, encoded by the coding sequence ATGCAACAACCTAAACAACAATCGATGTCGTGGCTGCTGAAGTATCTGCGCCCGGTTGCGGGCCGGCTGCTGGTCTTGTTACTTCTGCTGCTTGCTTCCACCGCAGCGCAGCTCATCAATCCGCAGATTGTGCAGCGGTTTATCGATACGGCCGCAGCAAACGGCATCGTATCCAGCCTGCTTGTGCTCGCGGGCGTCTATCTTGTGTTCGCCGTCCTCAATCAGATCCTGACGGTGGCTATCAGCTATCTCGGAAACGACGTCTCCTGGCGCGCCACCAATCAGCTGCGCGGCGATCTGCTGAAGCACTGCCTCCGTCTGGATATGCGTTTTCACAATTTGAAAACACCCGGCGAAATGATCGAACGCATTGACGGCGACGTTACCCATATGTCGAATTTTTTCTCGATGTTTATCATCAAGGTTATCGGCAGCTTCGTGCTGCTCGCCGGTATTCTAGGCTTTATGTATACGATAAGCTGGCCGATCGCGGCGGTTATGACTCTGTTTACGCTGGCTTCAATCGGCGCTATGGTCTTCATCCGTAATATGGGTGTGAAGTCATCCAAGGATGAGCGGGGAGCAAGCGCGGCCCTGTTCGGTTTTATCGAGGAACGGATTGCGGGGATCGAAGATGTTCAGACAGGCGGCAATGTGCCGTATGTCATGAACCGTTTCTACCGTGCCATGCGCACCGTATTTTTGAAAGGGCGCAAAGCCTGGATGCTGCGGGTGATCCCTTGGAACACCACCGTTGTCCTCTTCGCGGTCGCGGTTACGGTCGTGCTGCTGCTAGGCGTTCATTTTTATCTGACCAAGCAAATCTCTTTGGGTACGCTTTTTCTGATCTATCAGTACACGCAAATGCTGAATGACCCCATTGAGCAGCTGGGCGATCAGGTGCAGGAGTTCCAAAAAGCCAAATCCGGCATGATGCGTTCCCAGGAGCTCCTTTCGTACCGCAGCGAAATTATCGAAGGCAGCCAAACGACGTTACCTGAAGGTGCCCTCGGCTTGGAATTTGACCGCGTCAACTTTAGTTACAACCCGGATAAGCCGGTGCTGCATGACATTACGTTTTCGGTTCGCCCGGGTGAACGTTTAGGCATTGTTGGGCGTACGGGCAGCGGCAAGTCGAGTCTCAGCCGCGTGCTGCTGCGATTATACAACATCAACAGCGGCGTGATCCGCGTGGGAGGCCAGGACATCCGGGATCTGAAGCTCGAGTCTTTGTATCGCCGGGTCGGCATGGTCACGCAGGATGTGCAGCTGTTTGACGGAACGCTCCGCGATAACTTGACTTTGTTTGACAGCAGCATCTCAGACGAATACATCCTGGAGACGACCGCAAGACTTGGACTGAAGCAGTGGATCGATTCGCTGTCCGAAGGCTTAAATACACATGTAAAAGCAGGCGGGACTTCCCTTTCCGCCGGCGAAGCACAGCTGTTTGCCCTGACACGGGTATTCCTGACCCAACCGAGCCTGGTCATTCTGGATGAACCGTCATCGCGTCTGGATGCGGCTACCGAAGCCATGCTGCAAACCGCCGTAGACCAGCTGATGATGAAATACACCGGCATTGTGATCGCACACCGCCTGTCTACGCTGGAGCAGGTAGATCATATTATGGTGCTGGGCGACGGCCGGATTCTTGAATTTGGCGAGAGGGAGGCATTGGCCAAAGACCCTTCCTCGCATTACGCGCAGCTGCTGATTACAGGCAAAGAGGAGGATTTAGCATGA
- a CDS encoding sensor histidine kinase, which yields MRKHDGIRVKLKVAFFMLLILAALCICWTAAYYLTHLFGWRISGLVRQLANSVLGFIIFGICISIISRFGRDRQLEFYQSIIDALKRISRGDFSVTLPVEGMEDGRFTAIIQSINDMAADLNKLESMRQEFISDVSHEIQSPLTSISGFARVLKEKQLSVEEREHYLDIIEQESVRLSRLSENMLRLASLDSEQHPFHPVPIRLDKQLQKLILACEPQWQEKELDMTAEMEPVTIEADPDLLSQVWVNLLHNAIKFTPAGGSIQVRLAAGERQVAVIVEDSGIGISEEDQTHIFERFYKADKSRTHSGGGSGLGLSIIQKIVEMHQGSVQVSSRLGEGTAITVCMPLHAAKPSTAQPAQLVQPVKRRNYGRQKKNNY from the coding sequence ATGAGGAAGCATGATGGGATCAGGGTCAAGCTGAAGGTTGCGTTTTTTATGCTGTTGATTCTGGCGGCATTATGCATTTGTTGGACGGCGGCGTATTATTTGACTCATTTGTTTGGCTGGCGCATAAGCGGATTGGTTAGGCAGTTGGCAAATTCTGTACTTGGATTTATTATCTTCGGCATATGCATTTCGATCATCTCAAGGTTTGGCCGGGATCGGCAGTTGGAGTTTTACCAGTCGATTATCGATGCGCTGAAGCGGATTTCGAGAGGGGACTTTTCTGTAACGCTGCCGGTTGAAGGGATGGAAGATGGACGTTTTACCGCGATTATTCAAAGCATCAATGACATGGCTGCCGATTTGAATAAGCTTGAATCCATGCGTCAGGAATTTATTTCGGACGTTTCCCATGAGATTCAATCTCCGCTTACGTCGATCAGCGGGTTTGCAAGAGTGCTGAAGGAGAAGCAGCTTAGCGTGGAGGAACGGGAGCATTATCTGGATATCATAGAACAGGAAAGCGTAAGGCTGTCGCGTCTATCGGAAAATATGCTGCGTCTTGCTTCTCTCGATTCCGAGCAGCACCCGTTCCATCCCGTCCCCATCCGGCTGGATAAACAGCTGCAGAAACTGATTTTGGCCTGTGAGCCGCAATGGCAGGAAAAGGAACTGGATATGACCGCAGAGATGGAGCCGGTGACGATTGAAGCCGATCCCGATCTGCTGAGCCAGGTGTGGGTCAATTTGCTGCATAATGCCATTAAGTTTACCCCGGCCGGAGGCAGCATTCAGGTTCGTCTGGCAGCCGGGGAACGGCAGGTCGCCGTTATAGTAGAGGACTCGGGAATCGGAATTTCGGAGGAGGATCAGACCCATATTTTCGAAAGATTTTATAAGGCCGATAAATCGCGGACCCACTCAGGCGGAGGGAGCGGACTTGGCCTTTCCATTATTCAAAAAATCGTGGAGATGCATCAGGGTAGCGTCCAGGTGTCCAGCCGCCTCGGGGAAGGTACGGCGATAACGGTATGTATGCCTCTTCATGCCGCAAAGCCGTCGACTGCACAGCCTGCACAACTCGTTCAGCCAGTGAAGAGAAGAAATTACGGCAGGCAGAAGAAAAACAACTATTGA
- a CDS encoding ABC transporter ATP-binding protein — protein MTVSRFIQRLFTYNISLFIVNGLLWGLFHSIPLLLGLGMQWFFDRATSQSHDYLWLAVPLIFIALVRITRVGVFFGAFFKWVTYIYDIQAILRTNMLKGIMRWPGRNLPASPGEAVSRFREDVDEVVEYVESWVDFWGRFAFAVVSLVIMARINWQITLVAILPLLAVTFLNNLSGNRARRYGQQNREATGRITSFIAETFGAVQAVKLGQAEEHVHRRFAELNETRRQAALKDNLFKQWMRSLNQHVLSICTGIILLMCAAEMKAGRFTVGDFALFTSYLTNIAFSISLFGYMVFQHKRLKVSLDRMSILFRPGEQERLMDFSETYLYGDPPEPPAIHKDPKERLQTLELKGLTYFYPNSENGINNVSFKLERGKFLVITGRIGSGKSTLVRALLGLLPKSGGSVYWNGQEIDPASFLVPPRAAYTPQVPRLFSDTLRENIIQGSPSSEDQLAHAIHLAVMEKDVEDLEKGLETFVGPRGVMLSGGQIQRAATARMMMTDSDLFIFDDLSSALDVETEKQLWERLFEERDVTCIAVSHRKAALAQADHIIVMKDGRIEAEGILSDLLATNTEMQLLWQGEASAAEDTDENLVTSK, from the coding sequence ATGACTGTATCCCGATTTATACAACGCCTGTTTACCTATAACATATCGTTGTTTATCGTTAACGGCCTCCTTTGGGGCCTCTTTCACTCCATTCCCTTGCTCCTCGGGCTTGGAATGCAGTGGTTTTTCGACAGGGCCACAAGCCAGTCGCATGATTACCTGTGGCTCGCCGTTCCATTAATTTTTATCGCACTCGTAAGGATCACCCGGGTAGGCGTCTTTTTCGGGGCGTTCTTCAAATGGGTAACCTATATCTACGACATTCAAGCCATTCTCCGCACCAATATGCTCAAGGGCATCATGCGCTGGCCCGGCCGCAACCTCCCCGCCTCGCCTGGGGAAGCGGTAAGCCGATTCCGCGAAGATGTGGATGAGGTCGTCGAATATGTCGAATCATGGGTTGACTTCTGGGGACGGTTCGCTTTTGCCGTTGTCTCCCTCGTCATTATGGCCCGAATCAATTGGCAAATTACGCTGGTTGCCATTTTGCCGCTGCTGGCGGTAACTTTCCTCAACAACCTTTCGGGCAACCGGGCCAGACGGTACGGACAGCAAAACCGCGAAGCTACCGGACGGATTACGAGCTTTATTGCGGAAACATTCGGGGCGGTACAGGCGGTTAAGTTGGGCCAAGCGGAAGAGCATGTTCACCGCCGGTTTGCCGAACTGAACGAAACGCGCCGGCAGGCCGCGCTGAAAGATAATCTGTTTAAGCAGTGGATGCGCTCGCTCAACCAACATGTGTTAAGCATTTGTACCGGCATCATTTTGCTGATGTGCGCGGCGGAGATGAAAGCAGGACGGTTTACAGTAGGCGATTTCGCGCTGTTCACTTCGTATTTAACGAATATCGCATTCAGCATTTCGCTGTTTGGATATATGGTCTTTCAACATAAACGCCTAAAAGTATCCCTGGATCGGATGAGCATTCTTTTTCGTCCCGGGGAACAAGAGCGGCTGATGGATTTCAGTGAAACTTATCTGTACGGCGACCCCCCTGAGCCGCCCGCGATCCATAAGGATCCTAAAGAGCGGCTGCAGACGCTGGAACTTAAAGGACTCACCTACTTTTATCCGAATTCGGAAAACGGGATTAACAATGTGAGCTTCAAACTGGAACGCGGAAAGTTCCTGGTGATTACCGGGCGGATCGGTTCCGGCAAATCCACGCTGGTGCGCGCCCTGCTCGGGCTGCTGCCGAAATCCGGCGGCTCCGTATATTGGAACGGCCAAGAGATTGACCCGGCCTCGTTCCTGGTTCCTCCAAGAGCTGCCTATACGCCGCAGGTGCCTCGGCTGTTCAGCGATACGCTCCGGGAAAATATCATCCAAGGAAGTCCTTCCAGCGAGGATCAGCTTGCACATGCCATCCATCTGGCCGTCATGGAAAAGGATGTCGAAGATCTGGAGAAAGGACTCGAAACTTTTGTAGGCCCCAGAGGGGTCATGTTGTCCGGCGGCCAGATTCAGCGCGCAGCAACCGCGCGGATGATGATGACGGACTCCGATCTGTTCATTTTTGACGACCTGTCGAGCGCTCTGGATGTAGAAACGGAAAAACAGCTGTGGGAGCGGCTTTTTGAGGAGCGGGACGTGACCTGCATTGCCGTATCCCATCGCAAGGCGGCCTTGGCGCAAGCCGACCATATCATCGTGATGAAGGACGGCCGGATCGAAGCGGAGGGAATCCTGTCCGATCTGCTGGCAACAAACACAGAAATGCAGCTGCTGTGGCAGGGTGAAGCCTCGGCAGCGGAAGATACGGATGAAAACCTCGTCACATCCAAATAA
- a CDS encoding response regulator transcription factor — protein sequence MPLILVVDDDPHIRELVSHLLKSEGFQTAEAANGHEALKVLETARADLVILDIMMPGMDGWELCKELTADYEDLPLLMLTAKGETVHKVKGFELGTDDYLVKPFDPPELIVRVKALLKRYRIAASQQIQIGSLRLNRKTYECYIGEEAVTLPLKEFELLFLLASYPGKTFSRDQLIEHIWGFDYEGDERTVDVHIKRLRERFPAEGHSFQIRTIRGLGYRLEMMA from the coding sequence ATGCCACTCATTCTTGTAGTTGATGATGACCCGCATATCCGCGAGCTGGTCAGCCATTTGCTCAAAAGCGAAGGATTCCAAACTGCGGAAGCAGCCAATGGCCATGAAGCGCTAAAGGTTCTGGAAACGGCGCGGGCGGATTTGGTCATTTTGGATATTATGATGCCCGGTATGGACGGATGGGAGTTGTGCAAGGAACTGACTGCAGATTACGAGGATCTTCCTTTACTGATGCTGACCGCCAAAGGCGAAACCGTGCATAAAGTGAAAGGGTTTGAGCTTGGGACGGATGATTACCTGGTCAAACCCTTCGATCCGCCGGAACTTATCGTACGGGTAAAAGCTTTGCTGAAACGCTACCGCATCGCGGCTTCGCAGCAGATTCAAATAGGTTCATTGCGGCTGAACCGCAAAACCTATGAATGTTATATCGGCGAGGAGGCGGTCACACTGCCGCTGAAGGAATTTGAACTGCTGTTTCTGCTGGCGAGCTACCCTGGCAAAACCTTCTCCCGCGACCAACTGATCGAGCACATTTGGGGATTTGATTACGAAGGGGACGAGCGGACGGTGGATGTGCATATCAAACGCCTTCGTGAACGTTTCCCGGCGGAAGGACATTCGTTTCAAATCCGGACGATCCGCGGCCTTGGCTATAGGCTGGAGATGATGGCATGA
- a CDS encoding NAD-dependent epimerase/dehydratase family protein, translated as MKTLEELEAKLAEPSQTLVEDLSSVDGDILILGVGGKMGPSLARLAQNAIREGGLNKRVIGVSRFSNNEARRELEDAGIETISCDLLNDDELKQLPHADNIIYMAGNKFGTTGREYFTWGMNTYLPGRVSEKYKDSRIVVFSSGNIYPFMPVGSGGASESVTPEPIGEYAQSTLGRERIFEYHSHKNGTPMLFYRLNYAIDMRYGVLLEIAKAVNEGRAIDLTMGHANVIWQGDANQMALRCLTECTSPPSIMNITGPETMSIRWAAEEFAKRLNKEALFEGTESEIALLNNASKSHQRFGYPSVSLLQMIDWLAEWIQAGGTTWNKPTHFQERKGKF; from the coding sequence TTGAAAACACTGGAGGAATTAGAAGCGAAATTGGCGGAACCTTCTCAGACGTTAGTCGAAGATTTATCTTCAGTAGACGGTGATATTCTGATTCTTGGAGTAGGCGGAAAAATGGGGCCGAGCTTGGCCCGGCTGGCTCAAAACGCCATCCGCGAGGGCGGATTAAACAAGCGCGTGATTGGCGTATCGAGATTCTCGAATAATGAAGCAAGACGCGAGCTGGAGGACGCAGGGATCGAGACGATTTCATGCGATCTGTTAAATGATGACGAACTGAAGCAATTGCCCCATGCCGACAACATTATTTATATGGCAGGCAATAAATTCGGGACTACAGGCCGCGAGTATTTCACTTGGGGCATGAATACCTATTTGCCTGGCAGAGTGTCGGAGAAATATAAGGACTCCCGGATTGTCGTATTTTCTTCAGGCAACATTTACCCTTTTATGCCTGTCGGCAGCGGTGGAGCCAGCGAGTCGGTAACGCCTGAGCCGATCGGGGAATATGCGCAATCAACCTTGGGGCGCGAGCGCATCTTTGAATACCACTCCCATAAAAACGGGACGCCGATGCTGTTTTACCGTTTGAATTACGCGATTGACATGCGTTATGGCGTACTGCTCGAAATCGCCAAAGCCGTCAATGAAGGGCGGGCGATTGACTTGACGATGGGCCATGCCAACGTGATTTGGCAGGGTGATGCCAATCAGATGGCGCTGCGTTGTCTGACGGAATGCACAAGTCCGCCCAGCATCATGAATATCACGGGTCCTGAAACGATGTCGATTCGCTGGGCTGCCGAAGAATTCGCCAAGCGGCTTAACAAAGAAGCATTGTTCGAAGGCACGGAATCGGAGATAGCGCTGTTGAATAACGCATCAAAATCACATCAGCGCTTCGGCTATCCTTCGGTCTCTTTGCTGCAAATGATCGATTGGCTGGCGGAATGGATTCAAGCCGGCGGAACAACGTGGAATAAACCGACTCATTTTCAGGAAAGAAAGGGGAAATTCTAG